One genomic segment of Rhizobium viscosum includes these proteins:
- a CDS encoding GumC family protein, translating into MNQYDGNRVSRLPAWRSYESSQPAPEGTRARSPIIRPTDFVPPPPAPEPGPPPVRPTVSESRAAPPPRRDIPAVPEPSPAPEPVVEQAPDVAGPLLDIRSAVAAVWSRRLIIAGLCLVGAAAGAVIAPRIPQKFTAVAALYFDPRQIGLADSGSQNAAPSPEMISTLIDSQVQLLTSGNVLRRVADAMKLDQDPEFTGGRTDGAAIIGTLQKALLITRENNTYVVSLAATTRDPEKSAKLANQVVTSFMQEESSASSGLYETTSSALDGRLDDLRGKVQEAEQAVETFRADNDMAATEGNLISDQRLSSLNTLLVTAQEKTIQAKARADAAANLRVEDVVAGSQTDGATGTSPLVSLRQQYAAQAAIVGSLQSQMGSRHPRLQAARSSLDSIGVEIKGELQRVATSARAEYEQAKKAEDDIAKELAVQKALQATTSDKQVQLNELQRKATAARELYESVLKRSGETSEEQNLSQSNIRVVSPAEVPVKADGPSKKVIMVAGMIGGLLAGFAVGAGFAILAGLFSHPIIRSYFRKPARASA; encoded by the coding sequence ATGAATCAGTATGACGGGAACAGGGTGAGCCGCCTGCCTGCCTGGCGCAGTTATGAGTCGTCTCAGCCTGCGCCTGAAGGCACCCGTGCGCGCAGCCCGATCATCCGGCCGACCGATTTCGTTCCGCCTCCACCGGCTCCCGAGCCCGGTCCTCCTCCGGTTCGCCCGACAGTATCGGAAAGCCGCGCCGCGCCGCCGCCGCGCCGCGATATTCCTGCCGTCCCCGAACCCTCGCCAGCACCAGAGCCTGTGGTCGAGCAGGCGCCAGATGTCGCCGGGCCATTGCTGGATATCAGATCTGCCGTTGCCGCCGTCTGGAGTAGGCGCCTGATCATTGCCGGTCTTTGCCTTGTCGGTGCTGCCGCCGGCGCGGTGATCGCGCCCCGTATTCCGCAGAAATTCACCGCCGTTGCCGCCCTCTATTTCGATCCGCGCCAGATCGGCCTTGCCGACAGCGGCTCGCAGAATGCGGCCCCGTCGCCGGAAATGATTTCGACGCTGATCGACAGCCAGGTTCAGCTGCTGACCTCGGGCAACGTATTGCGTCGCGTTGCCGACGCCATGAAGCTCGACCAGGATCCGGAATTCACCGGCGGCAGGACGGATGGCGCCGCCATCATCGGCACCCTTCAGAAGGCTCTGCTGATCACACGCGAGAATAACACCTACGTGGTCTCGCTTGCCGCGACGACGCGTGATCCGGAAAAATCCGCGAAGCTCGCAAACCAGGTCGTCACCTCCTTCATGCAGGAGGAAAGCAGCGCATCATCAGGCCTTTACGAGACCACCTCGTCGGCACTCGACGGCCGTCTCGACGATCTGCGCGGCAAGGTGCAGGAAGCGGAGCAGGCGGTCGAAACCTTCCGCGCCGACAACGACATGGCGGCGACCGAGGGCAATCTGATCTCCGATCAGCGCCTTTCGTCCCTGAATACGCTGCTCGTCACCGCCCAGGAAAAGACCATTCAGGCCAAGGCCCGCGCCGACGCCGCCGCAAATCTGCGGGTCGAAGATGTCGTTGCCGGCAGCCAGACGGATGGCGCCACAGGCACATCACCGCTCGTCAGCCTGCGGCAGCAATATGCCGCCCAGGCCGCAATCGTCGGCAGCCTGCAGAGCCAGATGGGTTCGCGTCATCCGCGCCTTCAGGCAGCCCGTTCCTCGCTTGACAGCATCGGGGTGGAGATCAAAGGCGAACTCCAGAGGGTCGCGACCTCGGCAAGAGCCGAATATGAGCAGGCCAAGAAGGCCGAAGACGATATCGCCAAGGAGCTGGCAGTGCAGAAAGCCCTGCAGGCAACGACCTCGGACAAACAAGTGCAACTGAACGAGCTGCAGCGCAAGGCGACGGCCGCCCGCGAACTTTACGAATCAGTTCTGAAGCGTTCCGGCGAGACCAGCGAAGAGCAGAACCTGAGCCAAAGCAATATCCGCGTCGTCTCGCCCGCCGAAGTTCCCGTCAAGGCAGATGGGCCGAGCAAGAAAGTCATCATGGTCGCAGGCATGATCGGCGGCCTTCTTGCCGGTTTTGCCGTCGGTGCCGGTTTTGCAATCCTCGCCGGCCTCTTTTCTCATCCGATCATCAGAAGTTATTTCCGCAAGCCCGCCCGCGCTTCCGCTTGA
- a CDS encoding glycoside hydrolase family 5 protein encodes MKRKRLLHRLLVAAVTAISSTAHAADAPLCYYGVNLSGAEYGERGGIYGTNYTYPTEETISYFAKKGMTIIRLPFRWERLQPTLGARLDDDELQRLKDTVALVRKHKINVLLDPHNFGYYDKGQVGKPPATNAAFADFWARLSVEFANQDGVLFGLMNEPHDIPATDWLKAANAAIRGIRAVGARNLILVPGTAWSGAASWETDVIGGANGTVMLGMRDPLDFYAYEFHQYLDADSSGTHETCEGAKAATDAITNVTAWLKTNGKRGFLGEFGASANPDCLDGLKTMLTTMSDNSDVWLGFSYWAAGEWWPATEPFNVQPRDTPERPQLRLLEQMVARHAPVCAAVKPAGK; translated from the coding sequence ATGAAACGGAAAAGACTGCTGCACAGGCTGCTGGTTGCCGCCGTCACGGCCATTTCGTCCACTGCCCATGCCGCTGACGCACCACTTTGCTATTATGGCGTCAATCTCTCCGGCGCCGAATATGGCGAGCGCGGTGGCATCTACGGCACGAATTATACCTACCCGACCGAAGAAACGATCAGCTATTTCGCGAAGAAGGGCATGACGATCATCCGCCTGCCCTTCCGCTGGGAGCGGCTGCAGCCGACGCTTGGCGCGCGGCTCGATGATGATGAACTGCAGCGCTTGAAGGACACGGTTGCGCTGGTTCGCAAGCACAAGATAAACGTGCTGCTCGATCCGCACAATTTCGGCTATTACGACAAGGGCCAGGTCGGCAAGCCGCCAGCAACGAATGCGGCCTTTGCCGATTTCTGGGCGCGGCTTTCCGTCGAATTTGCCAATCAGGACGGCGTGCTTTTCGGGCTGATGAACGAGCCGCACGACATTCCCGCGACCGACTGGCTGAAAGCTGCCAACGCCGCGATCCGCGGCATTCGAGCGGTCGGCGCGCGCAATCTCATCCTTGTTCCCGGCACTGCCTGGAGCGGAGCGGCAAGCTGGGAAACCGATGTGATCGGCGGCGCGAACGGAACCGTCATGCTCGGCATGCGTGATCCGCTCGATTTCTACGCCTATGAATTCCATCAGTATCTCGACGCGGATTCCTCCGGCACGCACGAGACCTGCGAGGGCGCAAAGGCCGCGACCGATGCCATCACCAACGTAACCGCGTGGCTGAAGACGAACGGCAAACGCGGCTTCCTCGGTGAATTCGGCGCATCCGCAAATCCGGATTGCCTCGATGGCCTGAAGACCATGCTCACCACCATGTCCGACAATAGCGACGTCTGGCTCGGCTTCTCCTATTGGGCAGCAGGGGAATGGTGGCCGGCGACCGAACCCTTCAACGTGCAGCCGCGTGATACACCCGAGCGCCCGCAATTGCGCCTGCTTGAGCAGATGGTGGCCAGACATGCGCCCGTCTGCGCAGCGGTAAAGCCTGCGGGGAAGTGA
- a CDS encoding NAD-dependent epimerase/dehydratase family protein, producing the protein MRVLVTGAGGILGRHVIRHLAQFAPGADVIVNKADLTDLDAMRAAIAALQPIDKVIHLAALVPVASVKADPARAYAVNVGGTINLLSALERHPATFLYCSSSHIYAPSDLPIAEDAEKAPPSFYGRTKWVGESVAADICEVSGRAYCAARVFSIHDPAQTGSFLRPSIERRLAEEDLSQPFMLPGGDSVRDFLPAADAAALVVRLALSSATGAVNVGSGRGTTIRDFVQGFSSRPLDIRATGGSDTLVADISRLRQLLGDADV; encoded by the coding sequence ATGCGGGTCCTGGTAACCGGGGCAGGCGGCATCCTGGGCAGGCATGTCATCAGGCATCTCGCCCAATTCGCGCCAGGCGCCGATGTGATCGTCAACAAGGCGGACCTCACGGATCTGGATGCGATGCGAGCGGCAATCGCCGCCCTTCAGCCGATCGATAAGGTTATTCATCTAGCAGCCTTGGTGCCGGTGGCATCGGTCAAGGCAGATCCTGCCCGTGCCTATGCCGTGAATGTCGGCGGTACGATCAATCTCCTCTCGGCGCTCGAGAGGCACCCGGCCACGTTCCTCTACTGCTCATCAAGCCATATCTATGCGCCGTCGGATCTGCCGATAGCTGAGGACGCCGAAAAGGCGCCACCCTCTTTCTACGGACGGACAAAATGGGTCGGCGAGAGTGTTGCGGCCGACATTTGCGAGGTATCCGGCCGCGCCTATTGTGCGGCACGCGTTTTCTCGATTCACGATCCAGCGCAAACCGGCTCGTTCCTTCGGCCATCCATCGAGCGTCGGCTGGCAGAAGAGGACCTGAGCCAGCCGTTCATGCTTCCGGGTGGTGACAGCGTCAGAGATTTTCTGCCGGCGGCGGATGCGGCGGCGCTTGTCGTGCGTCTCGCCCTTTCCTCCGCAACAGGAGCCGTCAATGTCGGCTCCGGCCGCGGCACAACCATCCGCGATTTTGTTCAGGGGTTCAGTTCCCGGCCGCTCGATATCAGGGCGACCGGCGGCTCCGACACCCTCGTGGCCGATATCTCGCGGCTTAGACAGTTACTAGGAGACGCTGATGTCTGA
- a CDS encoding glycosyltransferase family 2 protein: MHFIKARTQSDNETALVTVFCAVWHRQNNKLDLLKSHYINLRQQSVGVRIIYIFDNGDMPPEWLDADCYVFSQALSIYEAWSAAVALSNSLFVMNLNMDDRLATNAVELLVGAACASSAGMVGGEWLVCFDNSHLDEPFKAPILTASEFAPDWPPKPRERLRLGSGTGERGTFGPATLWSPKMVGKYYPSYFGDGSLIRSVGDALFWHVFQQKNLKTVRLPLLIGKYFSSPSDQAEFRANQDNELYQRYGLSNVSFADRILGGEVPQLAFQPAG; this comes from the coding sequence ATGCATTTTATTAAAGCAAGGACGCAGAGTGATAATGAGACGGCGCTGGTTACGGTGTTCTGTGCGGTATGGCACCGTCAGAACAACAAGCTGGACCTGCTGAAGTCGCACTACATAAACCTGCGCCAACAAAGTGTCGGCGTGCGCATCATCTATATCTTCGACAATGGTGATATGCCGCCCGAATGGCTGGACGCGGACTGTTACGTCTTCTCTCAGGCACTCTCTATCTACGAGGCTTGGTCGGCGGCAGTGGCATTGAGCAATTCACTGTTCGTGATGAACCTCAATATGGATGACCGCCTGGCCACAAATGCGGTCGAGCTCCTGGTCGGAGCAGCTTGCGCTTCTTCCGCCGGAATGGTTGGAGGCGAGTGGCTGGTCTGCTTTGATAATTCCCATCTCGATGAGCCTTTCAAAGCGCCGATACTGACGGCGTCCGAATTTGCGCCGGACTGGCCTCCGAAGCCGCGTGAACGCCTGAGGCTTGGATCGGGTACCGGTGAGCGCGGTACTTTCGGTCCGGCAACACTCTGGAGCCCGAAAATGGTCGGGAAATACTATCCGAGCTACTTCGGCGACGGATCCCTTATCAGATCGGTCGGCGATGCACTGTTCTGGCATGTGTTCCAGCAAAAGAACCTGAAAACCGTTCGCCTGCCGCTCTTGATCGGGAAATATTTCTCTTCGCCGTCCGATCAGGCGGAGTTTCGGGCCAACCAGGACAATGAGCTGTATCAGCGCTACGGTCTCTCCAACGTGTCCTTTGCCGACCGTATCCTTGGTGGCGAAGTGCCGCAATTGGCATTTCAGCCCGCTGGCTGA